Sequence from the Syntrophorhabdaceae bacterium genome:
TCAAAAACGCATCTCTGGCAAGGACGCGGAATTGGATACCACGGGCTTTCGCCTCTATGATGCATTCGTTGAGCACCCTTTCAAACCCCTGTTCAACCCAGAGCTTTTTGACCTGCCCCGGATGCTCTTTCATCACTTCAAGGATCGTGTTTTTATTGGTGAGAAGCGGCATCTTTTATATCCTTACAGATCGCTCTCAGGAGATCCTGAGGATTTGCGCTGTCTCTCACCGCTCTACCGAGGACGATATAGGTGGCCCCTTTCTCGATAGCTTCCTTGGGTGTTATGGTACGTTTTTGGTCATCTTTTTTACCGTCGATCCTAACCCCGGGCGTCACGATGATAAAATCTTTTCCGCATGTCTCGCGTATCATCTCGATTTCGCCCCCGCCGGCTACAACGCCGTCAAGGCCAGCTTCTTTGACAAGCAGCGTAAGTCTTTTCGTCAGTTCAATAACGGGCATCTCAAAACCGATCCGCTTGAGTTCCTCACCGTCAAGGCTCGTGAGTACCGTAACGCCGATGATCTTCGGCTTATGAAGCCCCTGAGTGTGAACCGCCTTATTAAGTGCCGCTCGCGCCTCTTTCATCATTGTGAATCCGCCTGACGCGTGTACGTTGACCAGTTCCACCCCGAGTTTCGCCGCCTCGATCACCGCCTTGGCCACGGTGTTCGGAATATCGTGGTACTTGAGATCAAGAAACACCCTGGAGCTCTTCATGTTGATGAAATCTACGATTTTCGGACCGCAGTGGGTAAAAAGCTGCTTGCCGACTTTGAACATACCCACGTGATCTTTGAATTCCATAACAAGTTTCTGGGCTTCCTCGAAATGGTCCACATCGAGGGCGAAGATGATTTTTTCCTTGGGATCCATGGGTCCTCCTTGGTTTGAATACGCCTGCTATGAACAAAGGGTTTTTATAGCCGAATCGTCTGCCCCGCCCCGCATCGATCCTCAATGGGCGGGTCTGTCCACTCTCCAAACAGGCCGAGCATTGATACGTTATCCTTTAGCCCGTGATCTGTGACGCCGGCCATTCATCCGGTCCACGTCGTGGAACATCCATGTATTTTTTACTCCTTTTTGTTCAGGATGTCAAAGAACAACCGCAGGTGCGGGACCAGTTGATGGTTGCCATAAGGCCCCGCCAGTCGTTATAATAAAGATGACATATGGGCGAAGAGCCTTGATCCTAAGAACAGGGAGGCCGGTGTATGTCCTCGAAAGAACGTCTCGTTGTGATAGGCGGGGTGGCGGCCGGAATGAGCGCTGCCAGTAGCTTTAAGAGGATGAAGCCACAGGACGAATCGTACGTTCTTGAAAAGGATCATTTTATATCCTACGGGGTATGCAGTCTCCCCTATTACATTTCGGACGACGTGAAGGACATAGTGAGCCTGATCTCACTCACTCCCGAGAAGGCAACCCAGGAGCGGGGCATCACGGTGCTCACACGCCATGAGGCCTTACGGATAGATCCCGCACAAAAACAGGTCGTCGTAACAGATCTTAACGCAAATGAAACAAAAACCGTCTCCTATGACAAACTTGTTATTGCCACGGGCGGATTGCCCGTCAAACCGCCGCTTCCAGGCATTGACCTCAAGCATATTTTCAGCGTCAGGACTCTAAATGACGGCATGGAGATTAAAAGATTTATTGACCGGTGGACGTCTTCCTCGGATTCAGCACCCGAACGTACAGCCGAAAACCGTACGGGCGTAAGGAAAAATATTATGAAAGCGGTCATCGTGGGCGGCGGTTATATCGGCATGGAAATGTGCGAATCGCTCAAGAAGCGCGGTCTTGATATTACAGTCATTGAAAAGATGGACCGAGTGCTCGGAAACATGGACTCAAGCGTCACCGGCATAGTCGAGGATAAGCTCCGCTCGGAAGGGGTGACGCTCCGCAAAGGGGTTTCCGTTGAAGGCTTTGAAGGAAAGGATGAGGCCGTCACGAGGGTCATCACGGATAAGGGACCTTGCGACGCCGATATCGTGATCCTGGCCATTGGGACACGTCCCAACACAGCCGTGGCACGGGCTGCAGGCGTGATGCTGGGCGCAGGCGGAGCCATAACCGTTGACGAATTTCTCCGTACCAATGTGCCGGATATCCTTGCCGCAGGCGATTGCGCCGAAGCCACGCACCTCGTAACGGGTAAGAAAGTCTACATCCCGCTCGGCACCACGGCCAATAAGCAGGGCAGGATTGCCGGAGAAAATGCCGCCGGCGCGCGGCACATCTTTGAGGGCATCGTCGGAACCGCCGTTACCAAGATATTTGACCTGGAGGTGGCCCGGACCGGCCTTTCGCCACTAGAGGCGGACCATGAAGGATATCATTATTTTGTATCCACCATTCAGGGAACGTCGCGAAGTAGCGCCTATCCCGCGGGAAAGGCGCTCACCGTCACATATGTGGTCGAAGCAGAGACAGGCAGACTCCTCGGCGCACAGATGGCGGGCGTTGAGGGGGTGGCCCACCGTATCGATACACTTGCTGCCTGCCTCTACAACAGGATGAGTATAGAGGATGTGGCAAGGCTTGATCTGGGCTATGCCCCGCCCTTTGCCACTGTTTGGGACCCTATCCTTATCGCAGCCAATGTTGCGCTAAAGAAATTGCAAAAACCCGAATAACAAGTTATTATATTTGGACAAAGTTCAGAACGAGAAAGAGGCATCCGGGAGGAAGACATGCTCCACCATGTGATATCGTCCGTCCAGGAAAAGATGGCAATGCTTGAGAAATCGCAGTGGGGAAGCGGCTTGAGCCCGGAAGACCTGGAGAAATTCGCCCAATACCTCTACGTAGGAAAAGCTGCAAAAGAGGAACCCATATTCAACGAGGGTGCCATAGAACCATATATGTGCTTCATTTCGGATGGGCTCGTAAGAATCGCCAAGGGAGACTCAAAGAAGACCGTGAAAACGATTTGCGAAATAGGTCCGGGACGAACCTTCGGCGAAATGAGCATCATAGACGGTCTACCCCGATCGGCTTCAGCGGGTGCCGCCGAAGAGACGACTGTCCTCGTGCTCACAAAGGAAAACTTCGAATTGATTCTCGCCGATCATCCTAAGCTCGGCGTCTCACTCTATTCAAAACTCGCTCAGATGATGAGCCACCGGCTCCGTATATCGGACTGGATGCTCGTGGAATATCTCTACGAATAATAAGCAGCATCGTTCTACCCTCAAGCCCACGCAAAGAAGAGGAACAAATCCTAAGACGCCTCTCCTTCGAGCAGATCCCGTTTACTCGTCTTAAGCTCTGGATTTTCCGTCTTTCCTCACCAGACAGATACACAGCAGTATGCCGAGGAAGGTGAGGCAAAGCCCCACGTAGAAGGACGTAGGGACGTATCTGAAGACGACGGTATGTCTGCCTTTGGGCACCTGAACGGCCCTGAAGGCAAGATTTGCGCGGTATATCCTGGTTTCTTTGCCGTCCACATAGGCCCTCCACCCCGGATAATAGGTATCGCTCACGTAGAGAAAGGCATCCTGATTCGTATCACATGTGATGATCGACTTGTTGGGCTCGTACGAGACAAGCGTCATTTCCCCCTGAAGCGGTTGTTCTGCTGTGAGATATGGAATATGCTTATCCGTTATAACGAGTGTCTTTCTGAAATCAATGTCTTTGCTCTCTACCATTGTCTTTACTGTATCTTCAGTGGTATCCACCTTTCTGACCTTATCAAAGAGCAGGAATCTTCCAGGATACCTCTCGTATTCATAAAGGTAGGCCGCCTGGTCGCCCATGCCCTCTTTTGCAATCAGTTTGAAATCCTTGTTGTCCACCTCGTAGGAAATGATCACGTACTTAATACCCCCCATGTCAAGGAGCCTCTCCGCTTCCACTACATTCTTAAAGCACGAAAACATACGTAAGAAAGTATCCTGACTTTGAACCCGCATGACTTCCGATCCGCCGATAGCGTACAGGCCGTACATCGATGCATAGGGAGAACTCATACTGTTCTTGCCCAATACCACATTCTGGAACTGATACTCGGTTTTAACGGTAACGAAATACCTTTCAGTGCCGACGGGGGCAGGGATCTCTTTAACAACACCCTCTTTTGCTACAAACCATTTCCACGGAACAGAGCTGAAGAACCCGTAATTCGCAAGAAATAGGTCCGCAATACTCACGCAGAGAACAAAAGAGAGGAGAATCTTTCGAAACCCGCCTTTTTCGCTTTTCAAGTAAAGAAAAAGCGCCAGGCAAAACAGGAAAGAGAACAGCAGAAACCGTTTCAGATTGTGCAGGTTAAACCATATCTCGTTGTACAGAGGCGGCTTGAACCCGTGCGCCAGCAGGAAATTTTCCACAGAGGCGCCGTAAAAACTGCAATAGCCCCACAGGATAGCAAAAACCAAGCCTACATAGAGCGATACCTGGACCGTGCACTCTATCTTTCTGTCTCTATTCTCGAAATACGTTCTCAGTCGGTCCAGGCCGAAGGCCGTGCTCACAGAGATGCCGAAGAACAGCAGAAAGAGAAATTTTACCGGATAACGAATCGCGTTGAAAGGTGGAATTCTGCACAATAGCTTGTAGAGCGGAGTGTTGCCACCAAGGGCCAGTATCAGAGAAATAAGCATTATGAACGCAAAGAATATCCTGCGCTTGTCCCGACCCAAAAAAAAGAGGACGGAAAAACAGATGGGCATGAGTCCGACGTAAACGGTCTTCAGCCATGACTGATTTTGCCAATATTTTTCCATCGTTTGAAGGTAACCAAAGACATCAGGCAGAAAGAATTGAATGAAATCCTTCCAGCCAAAAGACCAGGTAACCACGTCCTGATACGGCAATCCGGAAGCGCGTATACTCTGGGTCTTGAGTTCATAGAAGGGCACCCATTGGGCCCCGGCAAGAAGGACGCACACGAGAAGCGTGATCCATAGGGCCTTTACCCCGTCGAGCCGGGATGGGCCACTTTCCAGCACGAACAGTTTCGGAAAAAAAGATATGAAGCACAGAACGATGACCGTCAACAGCACTATCTCGGGGGCGCCAGCGCAAAATTGAAAAACGAGGAATATGCCGGAAACGACTGCGTATTTCTTTCTCTTCGTCTCCACGTGTTTGAGGAAGAACAGGAGTATTGGAGAAAACCAGGCCACAGCAAAAAGATGAGGAAGAAGGTTATGGACCGAGACGAGATATCCCGACAGTATCAAAACCGTGCCGCCGAGAAAAGCCGACAATCGGGAAATTTTGATATAGCGCAAGAAGGCGTAGAACCCCACCCCCGTGAACAAGAAATGAAGTATGATAAGCCAGTTCCAGGCAACATTGAAGGGGAGGAGGAAGTAGATCAGATGAGGTGGATAGAATACGCCGGGTTGTAATGTGGCAAATAAAGGGATACCCGAGTAGTTATAAGGGTTCCAAAAGGGAAATATGAAACTCTTGACGAGATCGACCCAGAGGATCTTGGGGGGTATGAAGAACGGGGCAAGGTCCCTTTCGCTGAAAATGTTCTTTGACGATAAAAAAGGATAGAAATAGAGGAGAACTAAACCGCTGAAGCCGATAATCGGCAGAAATAGGTTACGCGCGTGATCGAGGAGCTCTTTGCTGAGTCGAACGGATTTGTAAAGACTGCGCAAGGCACCAGTAATTTTCGATCACCACGTCACCAGGTGGTGCACCTATTTGTGGTATCGCCCGAAACTGACGCACATGCGATAGAAGCGGGGGTTGTGGGTAAGGTCGCTGTCACATTGATCGACATGGTATACGTTGCCGCCCCCGGTATCTGCACCTGCACGCTGCTCCCGTCGGTGCCCGCGAGGGTCACCCCCTGGATGCTTGCAGCGCCGATTATATCGCCCATTGTATAGGGCGTGGTGGTTCCCTTTATGTTGTACTGGGCAAATAGTATGGCGCTCGACCCTCTCAACGCGCTCAAAATACCTTTGGCGGTGGCATCACCGGCGTCCTGTTTAATCTCCAGATATTTCGGTATTGCAACGGCGGCCAATATACCGATGATAATGATGACGATGATCAACTCTATCAAGGTAAAGCCCTTGCTATTCCCGATGGTATTCCTGAACGACCTCAAGGTGTATCCCTCCTCTCGTCTTTTGCCCATATTCGTCCACCTCTCCCCTTCAGTATGCAAACTTTATACCCTAAACAGTTCATGAGAGATACCCGCCCTCAAGCCGTTTATGATCTCCTTGCCACAATTCAAAATAAACTATAACAGCTATAAAAAACAATAAGATACAATTAACATCTACGAAATTGGTTCTATATATCGTCTCAACCATCTGTCAACTATATTACGTTTTGTAATTCAAAATAGCAACAAATTTTTGTAGCTTACTACAAAAATTGTAGGAGAGCCTCATCTCACGCCCATATCGATCTCATATTTCTTTACCCTGTACCACATGCTCCGTTCAGAAATGCCCAAAATCTTTGCCGCTTTTGCCTGTGATCCCTGTGTTTTCTTCAGGGCATCGATTATCATGCTCTTTTCCAGTTCCGAAATCGCATCATCCAGCGATTTGTCCGAATATGTGGTCTGACTCGCAAGTGAATAACCGCCCCTCAAATGAAGCGGAAGATCATCAACACTTATCACCTCGCCCTCACACATGATCACCGCCCTTCTCATGATGCCAATCAACTCCCGCACATTGCCTGGCCACGCATATTCGAGCAGGATGCCTCGCGCCTCATCCGAAACAGACATAATTTTACCCTTGTCTTTTTCGAGATTGTGCAGCACATAATCGATGAGAACCGCTATGTCCTCGCGTCTTTCCCGCAGGGGCGGTATCACTATATGTATCTGGGCCAGACGAAAGTACAGGTCTTCCCTGAATTTGCCCTCTTTTATCTGGGTCTCCATCACGCGGTTCGTGGTGGAGACAACCCGTATATCGACCTTATACGTTTTGGTTGAACCGAGGTGCTCAACCTCCTGCTTTTCCACGGCCCTCAGCAGCTTTGCCTGAAGGTACGGGGTCATCTCCCCTATTTCGTCGAGCACGATCGTTCCTCTGTCGGCCGCCTCGAATTTGCCCTGTTTCTGTTGAATGGCGCCGGTAAACGCACCCTTTTCATATCCGAAGAGCTCGCTCTCAAGCAGGTTGTCCGGTATGGAGGCACAGTTGACCACAACAAATTCGCCCGGTCGCCTGGATAACAGGTGTATAAGTTTCGCCGCTTCCTCTTTACCCACCCCCGTCTCACCGGTAACAAGCACCGGTAACCCTTTGTCGGCAACCTTTTTGATCTCCTTGAAGATGGTCTTCATCTGCTCCGATTTTCCTACAACGCCGTGAAATATGTGGCCTTCGAACTCCTTCTCTCTCAAGAACTCTACTTCCTTCTTGAGCTTTCGCATGCCGAGGACCCTCTTCAAAATGACCTTCAATTCGTCGAGAAGGATCGGCTTTATAAAAAAATCGGTGGCGCCCCTTTTTATGGCCTCAAGAGCGTTCTTCTTGGTTCCGTACGCCGTAATAATGAGGATGGGCACATCGCTTTTCTGCTTCAGGTCGCTCGTGGCCGAGAGTCCGTCCATACCCGGAAGGCTTATATCCATAATAACGAGGTCTGTAGCCGCATCGATCGCAGGGATCGCCTCTTCATAGGAGGTGAAAGAGCGCACTGAGTATTCTTCCCCCTTTAACGCCTCTTCCAGAAAAAATCTTACACCGGGGTCATCTTCGATAATCACTACGTGTTCATGCATAGTCTTGTCCTGGGTCCTTTTTTTTCAATATTACCAGAATTCCGTAAGAAGTCAATCCGTTCCTTCGAGCATGGAAGCGCTGTACATCTCCTTTCAGTTGACGTAAACGGGTGGTTTTGTTTCATGGACGCTCCTTAACGGCCTCTCCACCGTTCGTGTTCACGTGTCTCTCAAGCGGCAGTTCAATGATAAACGTGGTGCCTTCATCACCGCTCTCAACCCTTATGTCTCCTCCGTGCAATTTTATGTTCCTCATGGCGATAAAGAGACCGAAACCCTTCCCGCCCTTCCTTTTGGTGAAGAACGGCTTGAAGAGAGACCGCAAATTCTCCTCATCAATCTTCGAATGCCGGTTATAAATCGAGATGAA
This genomic interval carries:
- the pyrF gene encoding orotidine-5'-phosphate decarboxylase; translated protein: MDPKEKIIFALDVDHFEEAQKLVMEFKDHVGMFKVGKQLFTHCGPKIVDFINMKSSRVFLDLKYHDIPNTVAKAVIEAAKLGVELVNVHASGGFTMMKEARAALNKAVHTQGLHKPKIIGVTVLTSLDGEELKRIGFEMPVIELTKRLTLLVKEAGLDGVVAGGGEIEMIRETCGKDFIIVTPGVRIDGKKDDQKRTITPKEAIEKGATYIVLGRAVRDSANPQDLLRAICKDIKDAASHQ
- a CDS encoding FAD-dependent oxidoreductase → MSSKERLVVIGGVAAGMSAASSFKRMKPQDESYVLEKDHFISYGVCSLPYYISDDVKDIVSLISLTPEKATQERGITVLTRHEALRIDPAQKQVVVTDLNANETKTVSYDKLVIATGGLPVKPPLPGIDLKHIFSVRTLNDGMEIKRFIDRWTSSSDSAPERTAENRTGVRKNIMKAVIVGGGYIGMEMCESLKKRGLDITVIEKMDRVLGNMDSSVTGIVEDKLRSEGVTLRKGVSVEGFEGKDEAVTRVITDKGPCDADIVILAIGTRPNTAVARAAGVMLGAGGAITVDEFLRTNVPDILAAGDCAEATHLVTGKKVYIPLGTTANKQGRIAGENAAGARHIFEGIVGTAVTKIFDLEVARTGLSPLEADHEGYHYFVSTIQGTSRSSAYPAGKALTVTYVVEAETGRLLGAQMAGVEGVAHRIDTLAACLYNRMSIEDVARLDLGYAPPFATVWDPILIAANVALKKLQKPE
- a CDS encoding cyclic nucleotide-binding domain-containing protein, whose protein sequence is MLHHVISSVQEKMAMLEKSQWGSGLSPEDLEKFAQYLYVGKAAKEEPIFNEGAIEPYMCFISDGLVRIAKGDSKKTVKTICEIGPGRTFGEMSIIDGLPRSASAGAAEETTVLVLTKENFELILADHPKLGVSLYSKLAQMMSHRLRISDWMLVEYLYE
- a CDS encoding YfhO family protein produces the protein MRSLYKSVRLSKELLDHARNLFLPIIGFSGLVLLYFYPFLSSKNIFSERDLAPFFIPPKILWVDLVKSFIFPFWNPYNYSGIPLFATLQPGVFYPPHLIYFLLPFNVAWNWLIILHFLFTGVGFYAFLRYIKISRLSAFLGGTVLILSGYLVSVHNLLPHLFAVAWFSPILLFFLKHVETKRKKYAVVSGIFLVFQFCAGAPEIVLLTVIVLCFISFFPKLFVLESGPSRLDGVKALWITLLVCVLLAGAQWVPFYELKTQSIRASGLPYQDVVTWSFGWKDFIQFFLPDVFGYLQTMEKYWQNQSWLKTVYVGLMPICFSVLFFLGRDKRRIFFAFIMLISLILALGGNTPLYKLLCRIPPFNAIRYPVKFLFLLFFGISVSTAFGLDRLRTYFENRDRKIECTVQVSLYVGLVFAILWGYCSFYGASVENFLLAHGFKPPLYNEIWFNLHNLKRFLLFSFLFCLALFLYLKSEKGGFRKILLSFVLCVSIADLFLANYGFFSSVPWKWFVAKEGVVKEIPAPVGTERYFVTVKTEYQFQNVVLGKNSMSSPYASMYGLYAIGGSEVMRVQSQDTFLRMFSCFKNVVEAERLLDMGGIKYVIISYEVDNKDFKLIAKEGMGDQAAYLYEYERYPGRFLLFDKVRKVDTTEDTVKTMVESKDIDFRKTLVITDKHIPYLTAEQPLQGEMTLVSYEPNKSIITCDTNQDAFLYVSDTYYPGWRAYVDGKETRIYRANLAFRAVQVPKGRHTVVFRYVPTSFYVGLCLTFLGILLCICLVRKDGKSRA
- a CDS encoding prepilin-type N-terminal cleavage/methylation domain-containing protein — translated: MGKRREEGYTLRSFRNTIGNSKGFTLIELIIVIIIIGILAAVAIPKYLEIKQDAGDATAKGILSALRGSSAILFAQYNIKGTTTPYTMGDIIGAASIQGVTLAGTDGSSVQVQIPGAATYTMSINVTATLPTTPASIACASVSGDTTNRCTTW
- a CDS encoding sigma-54 dependent transcriptional regulator; the encoded protein is MHEHVVIIEDDPGVRFFLEEALKGEEYSVRSFTSYEEAIPAIDAATDLVIMDISLPGMDGLSATSDLKQKSDVPILIITAYGTKKNALEAIKRGATDFFIKPILLDELKVILKRVLGMRKLKKEVEFLREKEFEGHIFHGVVGKSEQMKTIFKEIKKVADKGLPVLVTGETGVGKEEAAKLIHLLSRRPGEFVVVNCASIPDNLLESELFGYEKGAFTGAIQQKQGKFEAADRGTIVLDEIGEMTPYLQAKLLRAVEKQEVEHLGSTKTYKVDIRVVSTTNRVMETQIKEGKFREDLYFRLAQIHIVIPPLRERREDIAVLIDYVLHNLEKDKGKIMSVSDEARGILLEYAWPGNVRELIGIMRRAVIMCEGEVISVDDLPLHLRGGYSLASQTTYSDKSLDDAISELEKSMIIDALKKTQGSQAKAAKILGISERSMWYRVKKYEIDMGVR